From a single Schistosoma mansoni strain Puerto Rico chromosome 4, complete genome genomic region:
- a CDS encoding putative protein aveugle produces MTAKKNRHVLNWTPEDVVKWLHKYASPVGAKYSELFETNRISGMCLRLMTDEWLLRLGVVNQNDRSALMSHIYRMRLKYDSSDLSDMLKNN; encoded by the exons ATGACT GCGAAGAAAAATAGACATGTACTAAATTGGACTCCCGAAGATGTCGTCAAATGGTTACATAAATATGCCAGTCCAGTCGGTGCAAAATATTCTGAACTGTTTGAAACAAACAGGATTAGTG GGATGTGTTTACGCCTGATGACGGATGAGTGGCTTCTTCGGTTAGGAGTAGTCAATCAAAACGATAG GTCAGCTCTTATGAGTCATATATATCGAATGCGTCTGAAGTATGATTCTTCAGATTTGTCGGATATGCTTAAAAACAACTAA